A single window of Actinoallomurus bryophytorum DNA harbors:
- a CDS encoding NAD(P)-dependent oxidoreductase, whose translation MTTVGFIGLGIMGGPMAANLVAADFDVVGHNRSPAKTERFVARGGRGASSVEEAVKDADVVATMLPDSPDVRAVLTTVFDHARPGTLVIDFSTIRPDVAADLAAEGAERGFRVLDAPVSGGEQGAVDAVLSIMVGGAAEDFEAARPVFDALGRTVVHVGPTGAGQTVKAANQLIVAGTLELLAEAIVFVEAHGVDTAAALKVLGGGLAGSTVLERKGGAMLARDFTPGFRVELHDKDLGIVTAAAREAGVVIPLGAAVAQLVASLRAQGDGGLDHSALLKLVAQLSGRPGK comes from the coding sequence GTGACCACTGTCGGCTTCATCGGCCTGGGGATCATGGGTGGCCCGATGGCCGCCAACCTGGTGGCCGCGGACTTCGACGTCGTCGGCCATAACCGCAGCCCGGCCAAGACCGAGCGGTTCGTGGCACGCGGCGGCCGGGGCGCATCGAGCGTCGAGGAGGCGGTGAAGGACGCCGACGTCGTCGCCACCATGCTGCCCGACTCCCCCGACGTACGCGCCGTGCTGACGACGGTGTTCGACCACGCCCGGCCCGGCACGCTCGTCATCGACTTCTCCACCATCCGTCCCGACGTGGCGGCGGACCTGGCGGCCGAGGGTGCCGAGCGCGGGTTCCGCGTCCTTGACGCACCCGTCTCCGGCGGCGAGCAGGGCGCGGTCGACGCGGTCCTGTCGATCATGGTCGGTGGCGCGGCGGAGGACTTCGAGGCCGCCAGGCCGGTCTTCGACGCGCTGGGCAGGACCGTGGTGCACGTCGGCCCGACGGGTGCCGGCCAGACCGTCAAGGCGGCCAACCAGCTGATCGTCGCCGGGACCCTGGAGCTCCTCGCCGAAGCCATCGTCTTCGTCGAGGCGCACGGCGTCGACACGGCGGCGGCGCTGAAGGTGCTCGGCGGCGGGCTCGCGGGCAGCACCGTCCTGGAGCGCAAGGGCGGCGCCATGCTGGCCCGCGACTTCACCCCCGGTTTCCGCGTCGAGCTGCACGACAAGGACCTGGGCATCGTCACCGCCGCCGCGCGGGAGGCCGGTGTCGTGATCCCGCTCGGCGCGGCGGTCGCGCAACTGGTCGCGTCGCTGCGTGCCCAGGGCGACGGCGGCCTGGACCATTCCGCCCTGCTCAAGCTCGTCGCCCAGCTCTCCGGGCGGCCCGGGAAGTGA
- a CDS encoding hydroxypyruvate isomerase family protein, whose translation MTRYLANCSMLFTELPVLRRPAAAREAGFAAIEFWWPFASPVPADAEVEEFVSAVCGAGVHLVGLNLFAGDLAGPDCGVLSIPGREAELRDNLEVAVAIGERLGVRAFNALYGNRVDGTPPEAQDETAAENLALAAAAAGRIGAGILIEAVSGPKPYPLRTAGQAVAVVDAARAAGAANVGFLCDLYHLATNGDDLAAVIEEHTPKVAHVQIADAPGRGEPGSGGLDLAGHVAALRDRGYEGWVSLEYRPTTTTEQSLAWLPRERRGGTPSEEEEK comes from the coding sequence ATGACGCGTTACCTCGCCAACTGCTCGATGCTGTTCACCGAGCTGCCGGTGCTCCGCCGCCCGGCCGCGGCGAGGGAGGCCGGTTTCGCGGCGATCGAGTTCTGGTGGCCGTTCGCCTCCCCCGTCCCCGCCGACGCCGAGGTCGAGGAGTTCGTCTCCGCGGTCTGCGGCGCCGGGGTGCACCTGGTCGGGCTGAACCTGTTCGCCGGTGACCTGGCCGGGCCCGACTGCGGCGTGCTGTCCATTCCCGGCCGTGAGGCCGAGCTGCGCGACAATCTGGAGGTGGCCGTCGCCATCGGCGAGCGCCTGGGGGTGCGCGCCTTCAACGCCCTGTACGGAAACCGGGTCGACGGCACGCCGCCGGAGGCACAGGACGAGACGGCGGCGGAGAACCTCGCGCTGGCCGCCGCGGCGGCGGGACGCATCGGCGCCGGCATCCTGATCGAGGCGGTCAGCGGCCCGAAGCCCTATCCGCTGCGCACCGCCGGCCAGGCCGTCGCGGTCGTCGACGCCGCACGCGCCGCCGGTGCCGCCAACGTCGGGTTCCTGTGCGACCTGTACCACCTGGCGACCAACGGGGACGACCTCGCCGCCGTCATCGAGGAGCACACACCGAAGGTCGCCCACGTCCAGATCGCCGACGCGCCCGGACGCGGTGAGCCCGGCAGCGGCGGGCTGGACCTCGCGGGTCACGTCGCGGCGTTGCGGGACCGCGGCTATGAGGGATGGGTCTCACTGGAGTACCGGCCGACCACGACGACCGAGCAGAGCCTCGCGTGGCTGCCGCGCGAGCGGCGCGGGGGGACACCCTCAGAAGAGGAGGAGAAGTGA
- a CDS encoding TetR/AcrR family transcriptional regulator has product MPYRRTPRVQARLSASRERILSAALAIVAEHGYAGCSVAAVARRAGVATGSVYRHFPAKADLVTEVFRTAAQREVDAVTRAAVLELTAAEAVAAVIETFAGRAMRAPRMAYALLAEPVDPAVEAERLVFRRAYAEAFAGIVTRGVAAGELPAQDVDVSAAALVGALGEALTGPLAAGASGTPARDGTADLILFAQRSIGAHP; this is encoded by the coding sequence GTGCCCTACCGTCGTACGCCCCGGGTCCAGGCGCGCCTGAGCGCCTCGCGGGAGCGCATCCTGTCCGCCGCGCTGGCGATCGTCGCCGAGCACGGCTACGCCGGATGCTCCGTGGCGGCCGTGGCACGCCGGGCGGGTGTCGCCACCGGCAGCGTCTACCGCCACTTTCCGGCAAAGGCCGACCTGGTCACCGAGGTGTTCCGCACCGCGGCACAGCGCGAGGTCGACGCCGTGACGCGCGCCGCCGTGCTGGAGCTCACCGCGGCCGAGGCGGTCGCCGCGGTGATCGAGACGTTCGCGGGACGCGCGATGCGGGCGCCGCGGATGGCGTACGCGCTGCTCGCCGAGCCGGTGGACCCGGCCGTGGAGGCCGAGCGGCTGGTGTTCCGCCGCGCGTACGCCGAGGCGTTCGCCGGCATCGTCACCCGGGGAGTCGCCGCCGGCGAACTGCCGGCCCAGGACGTCGACGTCAGCGCCGCCGCGCTCGTCGGCGCGCTCGGCGAGGCCCTCACCGGACCTCTGGCGGCGGGCGCGTCCGGAACCCCGGCACGCGACGGCACGGCCGATCTCATCCTCTTCGCCCAGCGCAGCATCGGAGCGCATCCATGA
- a CDS encoding acyl-CoA dehydrogenase family protein produces MTTHDVFNQVPPLTGYDVADDPALLDGLFREGGGWAAEEIHELGRLAGTEQAQEQGRLANENRPVLRTHDRYGHRIDEVEFHPAWHDLMRVAVGHGLHAAAWTARTGGHVARAAKFYVWRVDAGHGCPISMTYAAVPALRHAPDLARQYEPLLTSDTYDFGLRPPLTKAGILAGMSMTEKQGGSDVRANTTRAVPQSDGTYLLTGHKWFTSAPMCDIFLVLAQAPEGLTCFLLPRVLPDGALNAMRLQRLKDKLGNHSNASAEVEYESAVAWRVGDEGRGVRTIIEMVNMTRLDCVVGGAAGMRQGLVQATHHAAHRQAFGGYLIDRPLMRNVLADLAVESEAATLLMLRLAGATDRGETAFKRLGLAISKYWVSKRWPAHSAEALECLGGNGYVEESGMPRLFRESPLNSIWEGSGNVAALDVLRAMLKEPETVDAFFEEVGSASGADPRFDAAVQQVKDSLLDVETLELRARRVVERLALVLQGSLLLRYGHPAVADAFSASRLDRDWGQAFGTLPPGLDFGAIIARATPKLG; encoded by the coding sequence ATGACGACACATGACGTGTTCAACCAGGTCCCCCCGCTCACCGGCTACGACGTCGCCGACGACCCGGCGCTGCTGGACGGCCTGTTCCGCGAGGGCGGGGGCTGGGCCGCGGAGGAGATCCACGAGCTCGGCCGGCTGGCCGGCACGGAGCAGGCACAGGAGCAGGGACGCCTGGCCAACGAGAACCGGCCGGTGCTGCGCACCCACGACCGGTACGGCCATCGGATCGACGAGGTGGAGTTCCATCCCGCCTGGCACGACCTGATGCGCGTCGCCGTCGGCCACGGCCTGCACGCCGCAGCGTGGACCGCCCGTACGGGCGGGCACGTGGCACGCGCCGCCAAGTTCTACGTGTGGCGGGTCGACGCGGGACACGGCTGCCCGATCTCGATGACGTACGCCGCGGTGCCCGCGCTGCGCCACGCACCGGACCTGGCACGGCAGTACGAACCGCTGCTGACCTCCGACACCTACGACTTCGGCCTGCGCCCGCCGCTGACCAAGGCCGGGATCCTGGCCGGGATGTCGATGACGGAGAAGCAGGGTGGCTCGGACGTACGCGCCAACACGACCCGCGCGGTGCCCCAGAGCGACGGGACGTACCTGCTGACCGGCCACAAGTGGTTCACCAGCGCGCCGATGTGCGACATCTTCCTGGTGCTGGCCCAGGCGCCGGAGGGCCTGACGTGCTTCCTGCTGCCCCGCGTCCTGCCGGACGGCGCCCTCAACGCCATGCGCCTGCAACGGCTCAAGGACAAGCTGGGCAACCACTCCAACGCCTCGGCCGAGGTCGAGTACGAGAGCGCCGTGGCCTGGCGCGTCGGCGATGAGGGCCGCGGCGTCCGCACGATCATCGAGATGGTCAACATGACCCGGCTCGACTGCGTCGTGGGCGGCGCGGCCGGCATGCGCCAGGGCCTGGTCCAGGCCACCCACCACGCCGCGCACCGGCAGGCGTTCGGCGGCTACCTGATCGACCGGCCGCTGATGCGCAACGTGCTCGCCGACCTGGCCGTGGAGTCCGAGGCCGCGACCCTGCTCATGCTGCGCCTGGCCGGCGCGACGGACCGCGGCGAGACGGCCTTCAAACGCCTGGGGCTGGCCATCAGCAAGTACTGGGTGTCCAAGCGCTGGCCGGCGCACAGCGCCGAGGCACTGGAGTGCCTGGGCGGCAACGGGTACGTCGAGGAGTCCGGCATGCCCCGCCTCTTCCGCGAGTCCCCGCTCAACTCGATCTGGGAGGGCAGCGGCAATGTCGCGGCACTCGACGTGCTGCGCGCCATGCTGAAGGAGCCGGAGACGGTGGACGCGTTCTTCGAGGAGGTCGGCTCGGCCTCGGGCGCGGACCCCCGGTTCGACGCGGCCGTCCAGCAGGTCAAGGACTCCCTCTTGGACGTGGAGACGCTTGAGCTACGGGCCCGGCGGGTGGTGGAACGGCTCGCCCTGGTGTTGCAGGGGTCGTTGCTGCTGAGGTACGGCCACCCGGCCGTCGCCGACGCCTTCAGCGCCTCCCGCCTGGACCGCGACTGGGGCCAGGCGTTCGGCACCCTGCCGCCCGGCTTGGACTTCGGCGCCATCATCGCCCGCGCCACCCCCAAGCTCGGCTGA
- a CDS encoding peptidase inhibitor family I36 protein, whose product MKPVTMAAAVLSGAAALTFAGAASASASDVSPASASGKCTNGDLCLFSDSNFNGTKNQWGMPASGTCSDITGFSTANRVSSIDFPAPGAHQAWFYDNGNFVLSLAQNHYLKNLASDTSASGGNANDKIDEVVIC is encoded by the coding sequence ATGAAGCCAGTCACGATGGCGGCCGCCGTGCTGAGCGGCGCCGCGGCGTTGACGTTCGCCGGCGCGGCGAGCGCCTCGGCGTCGGACGTGAGCCCGGCCTCGGCCAGCGGCAAGTGCACCAACGGGGACTTGTGCCTGTTCTCGGACAGCAACTTCAACGGAACCAAGAACCAGTGGGGCATGCCCGCATCGGGGACGTGTTCCGACATCACTGGGTTCTCCACCGCCAACCGGGTGTCCTCGATCGATTTCCCGGCGCCCGGCGCGCACCAGGCGTGGTTCTACGACAACGGCAACTTCGTGCTTTCGCTGGCGCAGAACCACTACCTGAAGAACCTGGCCTCGGACACCTCCGCCAGCGGCGGGAACGCCAACGACAAGATCGACGAAGTAGTCATCTGCTGA
- a CDS encoding ArsR/SmtB family transcription factor, translating into MLRIHFTTEDLARTHVADRADAMWEIVSSLHRLQTRSGRVTFAPWLDRAQADLRHTGLLRSVRQLLLPLVPRAAYFPDFLTPPEGLLGIEPGVDAVLATPRGRVRHELGLLQKRQGRPVWARGLADGDAEIRTAVGRELRTYHRVAIAPHWPLVEASVAADRAARMRALRSGGIDALLCSFEPTMHWRSPVLEVEHPADRRIDLGGRGIQLIPSYFCWRIPVTLVDPALMPVMVYPITPDTRRRDAIEQCSDETTVVTLTRLLGATRARVLRAAQYTCTTTEIGRLAKVSVASASLHTAVLRDAGLIHSRRDGGAVLHNFTPLGSALLFGRPRPPH; encoded by the coding sequence ATGTTGAGGATCCATTTCACTACGGAGGATCTGGCTCGTACCCACGTCGCGGACCGGGCGGACGCGATGTGGGAGATCGTGTCGAGCCTGCATCGCCTGCAGACCCGCAGCGGCCGTGTGACCTTCGCGCCCTGGCTCGACCGGGCCCAGGCCGACCTGCGGCACACCGGACTGCTGCGGAGCGTCCGGCAACTGCTCCTCCCGCTTGTACCGCGCGCCGCCTACTTCCCGGACTTCCTTACTCCGCCCGAAGGACTGCTCGGCATCGAGCCAGGCGTCGACGCGGTCCTGGCCACACCGCGGGGGCGTGTCCGGCACGAGCTCGGCTTGTTACAGAAACGGCAGGGCCGGCCGGTGTGGGCGCGGGGGCTGGCCGACGGCGATGCCGAGATCCGTACGGCGGTGGGCCGGGAGCTGCGTACGTATCACCGGGTCGCCATCGCGCCGCACTGGCCGCTGGTGGAGGCGTCTGTCGCCGCCGACCGTGCCGCCCGGATGCGCGCCCTGCGGTCCGGAGGGATCGACGCTCTGCTGTGCAGCTTCGAACCGACGATGCACTGGCGCTCTCCGGTGCTGGAGGTCGAGCATCCCGCCGACAGACGCATCGACCTGGGAGGTCGGGGCATCCAGCTGATCCCGTCCTACTTCTGCTGGCGGATCCCGGTGACACTGGTCGACCCCGCGCTGATGCCCGTCATGGTGTATCCGATAACGCCCGACACGCGGCGACGGGACGCCATCGAGCAGTGCTCGGACGAGACCACCGTGGTGACCCTGACGCGACTACTCGGCGCCACGCGCGCACGGGTACTGCGGGCGGCGCAGTACACGTGCACGACGACGGAGATCGGCAGGCTGGCAAAGGTCTCGGTGGCGTCGGCCAGCCTCCACACCGCCGTTCTGCGAGACGCGGGTCTCATCCACTCACGACGCGACGGCGGCGCGGTGCTGCACAATTTCACTCCGCTGGGCAGCGCCCTCCTCTTCGGACGGCCGCGGCCACCACACTGA